The Henckelia pumila isolate YLH828 chromosome 2, ASM3356847v2, whole genome shotgun sequence genome includes a window with the following:
- the LOC140883828 gene encoding thioredoxin-like 4, chloroplastic, producing the protein MQRIFHQMSLVNHVRKINGQLDCQHPVISATLFLGRSITYSCDWKPTSLGHSRSLITVDTKKDHTPRLSEIRSILDENVEALSEDDELCPVDCVREFYTDDEFLRILEKSKESNALVVVDFYRTSCGSCKYIEQGFTKLCKGSGDQGAPVVFLKHNVIDEYDEESEVADRLRIRSVPLFHFYKNGVLLEAFPTRDKERILGAILKYTSPASQEVA; encoded by the exons ATGCAACGCATTTTTCATCAGATGTCCCTCGTTAATCATGTTAGGAAAATCAACGGGCAACTAGATTGTCAACATCCGGTTATATCAGCCACTTTGTTTCTGGGTAGAAGCATCACATATTCATGTGACTGGAAGCCTACAAGTCTTGGCCATTCTAGGAGTTTAATCACAGTTGACACAAAGAAAGATCATACGCCAAGATTATCAGAAATCAGAAGTATTCTGGATGAGAATGTTGAAGCATTATCCGAGGATGACGAGCTCTGTCCGGTTGACTGTGTTAGAGAGTTCTACACAGATGACGAATTTTTAAGGATTCTGGAAAAAAGTAAAGAATCAAATGCATTAGTAGTAGTGGATTTTTATCGAACTTCATGTGGCAGCTGCAAGTATATCGAACAGGGTTTCACTAAACTATGCAAGGGATCCGGTGATCAGGGAGCTCCGGTAGTTTTTCTAAAGCACAAT GTGATCGATGAATATGATGAAGAATCAGAGGTTGCTGATCGTCTGCGAATACGG AGTGTTCCTCTTTTCCATTTTTACAAAAACGGAGTTCTACTGGAAGCATTTCCTACGAGAGATAAAGAACGAATACTCGGTGCCATTCTTAAATACACGTCTCCTGCTTCTCAAGAAGTGGCTTAA